In a single window of the Roseiconus lacunae genome:
- the hemA gene encoding glutamyl-tRNA reductase, protein MQLQMIGCSHHDSAVEFRERVAFSTEQIGTALDAFRNRFPDGELVLISTCNRTELYTTADDSGALGRDAIVSFLAEQHALRPDDVMDKMIYRSGHEAIEHLFTVAASLDSMVIGESQILSQVKQAYELACELGSAGPLTHAVFQGANHAAKRVQTETEIHRRRVSVPSVAVGEVVPEVFDSLVGKRVLICGAGEMGEETLRYLIQAGANNVVVLNRSLERAKTLAEAFNVTYAPWDTFLDQVVQADLIVGTTAAPEPILTRQQFESLRSRRKDRVLLALDLAVPRDFDAGLDDFPNLYLYQIDDLQAACQRNRHEREKEWPKAQRIITEETKRLLADLNHRATGPVIKRLREQAQQIKRDELSRLLPKLESLGGEPAINGEIEKSLDRIINKLLHPPLASLKEDAAEGHQKGLVKALRELFRLD, encoded by the coding sequence ATGCAGCTGCAAATGATTGGATGCAGCCACCACGATTCCGCTGTTGAATTTCGAGAACGGGTGGCTTTCTCGACCGAGCAAATCGGCACAGCCCTGGACGCCTTTCGCAATCGTTTTCCCGATGGCGAGTTGGTGCTGATCAGCACGTGTAACCGCACCGAACTGTACACGACCGCCGACGATAGCGGTGCCCTGGGCCGTGACGCCATCGTTTCTTTCTTGGCCGAACAACATGCCCTTCGGCCGGACGATGTGATGGACAAGATGATCTATCGCAGCGGGCACGAAGCGATCGAGCACCTGTTTACCGTCGCGGCTAGCTTGGACAGCATGGTGATCGGCGAGTCACAGATCCTTTCTCAGGTCAAACAGGCGTACGAGTTGGCGTGCGAATTGGGATCCGCCGGCCCGCTGACCCACGCCGTCTTTCAAGGCGCCAATCATGCCGCCAAACGGGTGCAAACGGAAACGGAAATCCATCGCCGCCGGGTGAGTGTTCCCAGTGTTGCCGTCGGTGAAGTTGTTCCTGAGGTCTTCGACAGCTTGGTCGGCAAACGCGTGCTGATTTGCGGTGCCGGCGAGATGGGCGAGGAGACACTTCGCTACTTGATCCAAGCGGGCGCCAATAATGTTGTTGTCTTAAACCGGAGTCTGGAACGGGCAAAGACGCTGGCCGAAGCCTTCAATGTCACCTACGCCCCTTGGGACACGTTTTTAGATCAAGTCGTTCAGGCTGATCTGATCGTCGGCACGACGGCCGCTCCCGAACCAATTTTGACACGTCAACAATTTGAATCTTTGCGTTCTCGCCGGAAGGACCGAGTCTTACTAGCGCTTGACTTAGCGGTCCCTCGAGACTTCGATGCCGGTCTGGATGATTTTCCCAATCTTTACCTCTATCAAATCGATGACTTGCAGGCCGCCTGTCAGCGAAACCGCCACGAGAGGGAAAAGGAATGGCCCAAGGCACAACGGATCATTACCGAGGAAACCAAGCGGTTACTCGCCGATCTGAACCATCGCGCCACCGGCCCAGTGATCAAACGGCTTCGCGAACAAGCTCAACAAATCAAGCGGGACGAACTCAGCCGGCTACTGCCCAAATTGGAATCACTCGGTGGTGAGCCGGCGATCAACGGTGAGATCGAAAAAAGCCTGGACCGGATCATCAACAAGCTGCTGCACCCACCGCTAGCGTCACTCAAAGAGGACGCCGCCGAAGGCCATCAAAAAGGGCTCGTCAAAGCCCTTCGCGAACTATTCCGTCTTGACTGA
- the scpB gene encoding SMC-Scp complex subunit ScpB, with product MQHFQSYRNALQRLGEDRRGHPLSRLQPPYTRCRRPYSVVQTEIGSNVDADRNAIASSGQPAEDEDPLDRRMRLEAVLLLAKSPLTTRKLAQMAHLADGTEARTLVRQLNQLYDELGRAVRIEQVAGGYRLLSRAAYAPWLGRLEHLPSAIRLSSPMMETLAVVAYRGPVSRADVEAIRGVACGELLRQLMERDLIRISGRSEELGRPYLYDTTKYFLEVFGLPSTDALPPIDWDPLTETPAESDPKSSTSNFDL from the coding sequence ATGCAGCACTTTCAGTCGTACCGAAACGCCTTACAACGGTTGGGCGAAGATCGCCGGGGACATCCGTTATCGCGGTTGCAACCACCCTACACCCGTTGTCGGCGTCCTTACAGTGTCGTCCAAACGGAGATCGGCTCGAATGTTGATGCTGACCGGAACGCGATCGCTTCCAGCGGCCAGCCGGCCGAAGACGAGGATCCGCTTGATCGGCGGATGCGTCTGGAAGCGGTGTTATTACTGGCGAAATCACCACTGACGACCCGAAAACTGGCACAAATGGCTCACTTGGCGGACGGTACGGAGGCTCGTACACTTGTCCGCCAATTGAATCAACTTTACGACGAACTGGGCAGAGCGGTCAGAATCGAACAGGTCGCCGGCGGTTATCGGTTGTTGTCCCGGGCAGCTTATGCTCCCTGGCTCGGCCGACTTGAACATTTGCCTTCAGCAATTCGGTTATCATCGCCGATGATGGAGACGCTGGCAGTGGTTGCCTATCGAGGACCGGTTTCACGCGCCGACGTGGAAGCGATTCGCGGGGTCGCGTGCGGCGAGTTGTTGCGGCAATTAATGGAACGCGATTTAATTCGAATTTCTGGACGGAGCGAAGAACTCGGTCGACCGTATCTATACGATACAACGAAATACTTTCTGGAAGTCTTCGGGCTTCCATCCACCGACGCACTACCACCGATCGACTGGGATCCTCTTACAGAGACCCCGGCTGAATCGGACCCCAAATCATCGACTTCAAATTTCGACCTCTAG
- a CDS encoding helix-turn-helix domain-containing protein has translation MNSPVRLPIDTFPIERPLLRQRPRDSKLSVDAAGATLPVFVAGEENRLAAFVCQSEVSVWSAGPMLLIGPEGAGKTTLALHLAARGAAEAARADDPTAVKFVSAVDFARDYAEAVAADDLPPLRDALDRANVLVIDDLHQIAGKTAAQDELTIRIDQRIENGLPTILTSRRLPTETRSIRPQLASRSVLGLTIPIAYPRGNSRLAILREYSIARGVEISDEHLGLLEAGLRPDVSARSLDGAIRQVDLHCRMTQTRVDVAAIQSAINAAGAQNDLDLGKITRTVAKIWGHRTRDLRSGSRKQSVVRARSLAMLLARRLTPCSLDKIGEYFGGRDHSTVLHAIRKTETLLESDADLSRILHEAKEKLAA, from the coding sequence GTGAATTCACCCGTCAGACTTCCGATCGATACCTTTCCCATCGAACGGCCGTTGCTCCGTCAACGTCCGCGGGATAGCAAATTGTCGGTCGATGCCGCTGGCGCTACGCTTCCGGTCTTTGTCGCCGGGGAAGAAAACAGGCTCGCCGCGTTTGTTTGTCAGTCGGAAGTTTCCGTTTGGTCAGCCGGGCCGATGCTATTGATCGGTCCCGAGGGAGCCGGCAAGACGACGCTCGCACTTCATCTCGCCGCCCGTGGTGCCGCCGAAGCGGCTCGTGCCGACGATCCCACCGCTGTTAAATTTGTCTCCGCTGTTGATTTTGCCCGAGACTATGCCGAAGCGGTTGCCGCCGATGATCTTCCGCCCCTTCGTGATGCCCTCGACCGGGCAAACGTTCTGGTCATCGATGACCTGCACCAAATAGCTGGTAAAACGGCCGCCCAAGACGAACTGACGATTCGGATTGATCAGCGGATCGAGAACGGGTTGCCGACGATTTTGACCAGCCGTCGTCTCCCAACGGAAACACGCTCGATCCGCCCACAACTGGCTTCCCGATCGGTGCTCGGTCTTACCATTCCGATCGCCTATCCACGAGGCAACAGCCGGTTGGCGATTCTGCGTGAATACTCAATCGCTCGAGGCGTTGAAATCAGTGATGAACACCTCGGATTGCTCGAAGCCGGACTTCGCCCCGATGTCTCCGCTCGCAGTCTGGATGGGGCGATCCGCCAAGTCGACTTGCACTGCCGCATGACCCAAACCAGGGTCGACGTGGCGGCCATTCAATCGGCGATCAATGCGGCTGGTGCCCAAAATGATCTCGATTTGGGCAAGATCACGCGGACGGTCGCCAAGATTTGGGGACACCGCACCCGTGACCTACGAAGCGGATCACGTAAGCAATCCGTCGTCCGCGCACGGTCCCTGGCGATGTTGCTCGCTCGTCGCCTGACACCCTGTAGCCTCGATAAAATCGGCGAATACTTCGGCGGACGAGATCACTCGACGGTGTTGCATGCCATTCGGAAGACCGAAACTCTTCTGGAAAGCGACGCCGATCTGAGCCGCATTCTTCACGAAGCCAAAGAAAAGTTGGCCGCTTGA
- the dnaN gene encoding DNA polymerase III subunit beta, translated as MKISCAREPLTNAFSLAASIAPARSPKEILTNVKFTATGGKLVLTATDMEVGIRLEVEEGVEIETEGAALLPVQRTMAILRESNDETITLETDDTGILLKGDRSKFNLPGGNPDEFPPVISFEEEKYHVLSARLFRTMVRRTVFATDTDNTRFALGGVLLELTEGKVTAVGTDGRRLACMEGEGESVGGHETTGNNTIVPTRAIQLMERAVNPDDETIDVAARASDLLLRTKNAVIYSRLVEGRYPTWRQVLPQRENATQLDMTVGPVFAALRQASIVTDQESRGIDFTFGDGTLKLEASTKDIGQSQIELPVAYDGEPVTLTLDHRYLADFCKVLDREQPFQFEFETGASPALLSTDDGYSYVIMPMSRDR; from the coding sequence ATGAAAATCTCGTGTGCCCGTGAGCCTCTGACCAACGCCTTTTCCCTCGCTGCTAGCATTGCGCCGGCTCGTTCGCCGAAAGAAATCCTGACGAACGTAAAATTCACCGCCACGGGCGGAAAGTTGGTACTCACGGCCACCGACATGGAAGTTGGCATTCGTCTGGAGGTCGAGGAGGGGGTTGAGATCGAGACCGAGGGAGCGGCCTTGCTACCGGTCCAGCGAACGATGGCGATCCTACGGGAAAGCAATGACGAGACGATCACGCTGGAGACTGACGACACGGGGATCTTGCTCAAAGGCGACCGCAGCAAATTTAATCTTCCCGGCGGGAATCCCGATGAATTCCCGCCGGTGATTTCATTCGAAGAGGAAAAGTACCACGTCCTCTCGGCCCGCTTATTCCGCACGATGGTTCGCCGAACGGTGTTTGCTACCGATACCGACAACACGCGTTTCGCACTTGGCGGCGTGCTGCTGGAACTGACCGAGGGCAAGGTCACGGCGGTCGGCACAGACGGTCGCCGGTTGGCTTGTATGGAAGGCGAGGGAGAATCGGTAGGCGGTCATGAAACGACGGGCAACAATACGATCGTGCCCACTCGAGCGATCCAGTTGATGGAGCGGGCGGTCAATCCGGATGACGAAACCATAGATGTCGCAGCCCGGGCTAGCGATCTGTTGCTGCGAACGAAGAACGCCGTGATTTATTCGCGATTGGTCGAAGGCCGCTATCCGACATGGCGTCAGGTGTTGCCGCAACGCGAAAACGCGACCCAGTTGGATATGACCGTCGGCCCCGTATTTGCTGCCTTGCGTCAAGCATCGATCGTGACGGATCAAGAAAGTCGCGGGATTGACTTTACCTTCGGGGACGGGACCCTGAAACTAGAGGCGAGCACCAAAGACATCGGGCAGTCGCAGATCGAATTGCCGGTCGCCTACGATGGCGAACCGGTCACGCTGACTCTGGACCACCGATACCTGGCCGACTTTTGTAAAGTTCTCGATCGCGAGCAGCCCTTTCAATTCGAATTCGAAACCGGTGCCTCACCGGCGCTTTTGAGCACGGACGATGGATACTCGTACGTGATCATGCCGATGTCGCGCGATCGATAA
- a CDS encoding cysteine desulfurase family protein: MIYLDNNATTAVDPAVIETVVEEMRRGPSNASSLHRLGRAAAERIDQAMVAIGHALGAEVNVPGGPRLIMTSGGTESNNLALGGLGQPDSPLIVSAIEHASVLQFAEQQQKLGRQVAVINVRDNGVVDLDHFDELLDRYDSPIVSVMSANNETGVIQPIEAIARRCRHQTASLHVDATQSIGKVKVSIAELGADAVTVTSHKFHGPAGVGALLLAPGIKLRPGLFGGEQQLLSRPGTEPVALILGMAKAIQIAVENLSVNRQLMVSLRDRLESNLTAGVAGVLVHGCSVNRLPNTTCISAKGIDRQSILMALDMAGVACSSGSACSSGSSPPSHVLTAMGCPEWAISSAVRFGVSRFSTEQEIDDASERICRIYNKLRS; this comes from the coding sequence ATGATCTATCTCGATAATAACGCCACCACTGCGGTCGATCCTGCCGTGATCGAGACGGTGGTCGAGGAAATGCGCCGCGGACCGAGCAATGCTTCCAGTCTGCACCGACTCGGGCGTGCTGCCGCCGAACGAATCGATCAAGCCATGGTCGCGATCGGCCATGCACTCGGCGCCGAGGTGAATGTTCCCGGTGGGCCCCGGTTGATCATGACCAGTGGCGGTACCGAATCAAACAACCTTGCCCTCGGTGGACTCGGCCAACCCGATTCCCCCTTGATCGTCAGCGCCATCGAACACGCCAGTGTTTTGCAGTTCGCCGAGCAGCAACAAAAGTTGGGGCGGCAAGTCGCGGTGATCAACGTCCGTGACAATGGAGTCGTCGACCTCGATCACTTTGACGAATTACTCGATCGCTACGATTCGCCGATCGTATCGGTGATGTCAGCCAACAATGAAACCGGGGTGATTCAACCGATCGAAGCGATCGCCCGGCGGTGCCGACACCAGACTGCATCATTGCACGTCGATGCGACTCAGTCGATCGGCAAAGTCAAAGTGTCCATCGCCGAACTCGGCGCCGACGCGGTGACGGTGACGTCGCATAAATTTCATGGCCCCGCTGGTGTTGGGGCGCTCTTGCTCGCACCAGGAATCAAGCTTCGGCCGGGACTTTTCGGCGGCGAACAACAATTGCTATCCCGCCCCGGCACCGAACCGGTGGCGCTGATCCTGGGGATGGCCAAGGCGATTCAAATTGCCGTGGAAAACCTGTCAGTGAATCGTCAGCTTATGGTCAGCCTTCGCGATCGACTGGAATCGAATCTGACGGCCGGGGTCGCCGGGGTCCTAGTCCACGGCTGTAGCGTAAATCGTTTACCTAACACGACTTGCATTTCAGCAAAGGGGATCGACCGGCAATCGATTTTGATGGCGCTCGACATGGCCGGAGTCGCTTGCAGCAGCGGATCGGCCTGTAGCAGCGGAAGCAGCCCACCGAGCCACGTTTTGACTGCGATGGGATGCCCCGAATGGGCGATATCGAGCGCCGTTCGGTTTGGTGTCAGCCGGTTCTCCACGGAACAAGAAATCGACGATGCTTCCGAACGTATCTGCCGTATTTACAACAAGTTAAGATCGTAA